A region from the Caldalkalibacillus thermarum genome encodes:
- a CDS encoding A24 family peptidase encodes MAVIVAVITDLEKMIIPNWLTYPLFVSAIVFKTIDGGMTGLWQAVVAGFLSGLLFFIPAWFNQVGMGDVKLMAGIGAWTSFGVVLLSFVVASIFGFIITLSVLVYKLLVKKRSYREVRTEPIPYAPALGMGVMVVLWWPYF; translated from the coding sequence GTGGCTGTGATCGTGGCCGTGATCACTGATCTGGAGAAGATGATCATTCCCAACTGGCTCACCTATCCCCTTTTCGTTTCAGCGATTGTTTTCAAAACCATTGACGGCGGCATGACCGGTCTTTGGCAAGCCGTTGTGGCCGGTTTCTTAAGCGGACTTCTGTTTTTTATTCCCGCATGGTTCAATCAGGTGGGGATGGGTGACGTGAAACTGATGGCAGGGATAGGAGCATGGACTTCATTTGGCGTGGTGCTGTTATCCTTTGTCGTGGCCAGTATCTTTGGTTTTATCATTACGCTCAGCGTACTGGTATACAAACTGCTTGTCAAGAAACGGTCTTACCGTGAAGTGAGAACAGAACCTATTCCGTATGCCCCTGCGCTGGGCATGGGCGTGATGGTGGTTTTATGGTGGCCGTATTTCTAG
- a CDS encoding TadE/TadG family type IV pilus assembly protein translates to MCPNIKNNRGQAFVEFALILPVFLFLIVVGLILALAINAKVTVSHASHEAGRVAAVTTEEETIRMIAERRVIEGGLMYNYENLKTFDPKSDILITRNRDGTVTVTVNYRQPTVVPMIGSLLGNPDFWGTYIPIRSSATFLDETRLGDG, encoded by the coding sequence GTGTGTCCAAATATAAAAAACAACAGAGGACAGGCTTTTGTCGAATTTGCTCTTATTCTACCTGTCTTTCTTTTTCTTATTGTAGTCGGTCTCATTCTGGCATTAGCCATCAATGCCAAAGTGACCGTCAGCCATGCCAGCCATGAAGCTGGACGGGTAGCAGCGGTAACCACAGAAGAAGAAACGATACGCATGATTGCCGAAAGGCGTGTGATCGAAGGTGGATTAATGTATAATTATGAAAATCTGAAAACTTTTGATCCTAAATCCGATATATTAATTACCAGAAACAGGGACGGTACGGTGACGGTCACCGTCAATTACCGCCAGCCCACGGTTGTCCCCATGATTGGTTCCCTTTTGGGTAACCCCGACTTTTGGGGCACGTACATTCCCATTCGTTCTTCAGCCACCTTTCTGGATGAAACCCGTTTGGGGGATGGGTAA
- a CDS encoding Flp family type IVb pilin encodes MVERIYKSLMVFLVMLGTLNLRLRKQEGQTWMEYGMIIGGAILVIVLVMVLFGDRIMAMFSDINNAIKVRQPNQGW; translated from the coding sequence ATGGTAGAACGCATTTATAAATCACTGATGGTTTTCTTGGTTATGTTAGGCACACTGAATCTTCGTCTCAGAAAACAGGAAGGACAGACTTGGATGGAATACGGCATGATAATTGGTGGAGCCATCTTAGTCATCGTCTTGGTCATGGTTCTGTTTGGCGATCGGATTATGGCCATGTTTAGTGACATCAATAACGCTATTAAAGTTCGTCAACCGAATCAGGGGTGGTAA
- a CDS encoding DUF192 domain-containing protein, producing the protein MRRPIKKVTITNGLYRCEVLVADTLWLRMRGLLFRYDWKGGMLLPTKSIHTFFMHQSLDVYFLDQSGKVLKALLDFPPGKISPIVREAKMVLEVPVGALGNVLPGSRLYIDQKNKTGGFLYGRTHL; encoded by the coding sequence GTGAGGCGGCCAATAAAGAAAGTCACCATCACGAACGGACTCTACCGATGTGAAGTGCTGGTGGCCGATACGTTGTGGCTGAGGATGAGGGGACTGTTGTTCCGTTATGACTGGAAAGGGGGGATGCTGTTACCAACGAAGAGCATACACACCTTTTTCATGCACCAGTCGCTGGATGTCTATTTTCTGGATCAGTCCGGCAAGGTGCTGAAAGCACTGTTGGATTTCCCGCCGGGCAAGATTTCGCCCATAGTCAGGGAAGCCAAAATGGTGCTGGAAGTGCCGGTCGGAGCCTTGGGCAACGTGTTGCCCGGCAGTCGCTTGTATATTGATCAAAAAAACAAAACAGGAGGTTTTTTGTATGGTAGAACGCATTTATAA
- a CDS encoding type II secretion system F family protein encodes MTGLLTGLSVFLIVTGIYMIVSHRRYVLDAVILADTSSRAFVPVEEAKTLFDNLARKLEVVAQALVRNDKQKEKLNRLLDQAGERITAEQLVSRQLAGGLIGLLFGGTALIAGSVGVIIAVLFSFYGFMYPKMIIHRKWRTRRRQIGEDLLPFTDVLALMLETGSSLYGGMEKAAKAVGGPLGEDMEAMLKQGQREGFTEALHKMGTRINHPMLDGLITIISQANRYGAGMDVVHALRQFSFALRTHRRHEIDREIQKMGIKILFPIFFFILVPMMAILFAPVLASFGQSGLL; translated from the coding sequence TTGACAGGACTACTGACAGGATTGAGTGTTTTTCTTATTGTCACCGGTATCTACATGATTGTTTCCCACAGGCGTTACGTGTTGGATGCCGTCATTCTGGCTGACACTTCTTCCAGAGCCTTTGTTCCGGTTGAGGAAGCAAAAACATTGTTTGACAATCTTGCCCGCAAGCTGGAAGTCGTGGCACAGGCACTGGTCAGAAACGATAAGCAGAAAGAGAAGCTGAACCGTCTGCTGGATCAGGCCGGGGAAAGAATCACGGCGGAACAGCTTGTGAGCAGACAGTTGGCCGGGGGATTGATCGGTCTGTTGTTTGGCGGCACAGCCCTTATTGCTGGAAGTGTGGGTGTCATCATTGCCGTTTTGTTTAGTTTTTACGGTTTCATGTATCCCAAAATGATCATTCATCGCAAATGGCGAACCAGACGCAGGCAGATAGGTGAAGACCTGTTGCCCTTTACAGATGTACTGGCCTTGATGCTTGAGACAGGCTCGTCTCTTTATGGCGGCATGGAAAAGGCGGCCAAGGCGGTGGGCGGGCCTTTGGGTGAGGATATGGAAGCCATGCTCAAGCAGGGGCAACGGGAAGGGTTTACCGAAGCGTTGCACAAAATGGGCACACGGATCAACCATCCCATGCTGGATGGATTGATCACCATTATTTCACAGGCCAACCGCTATGGGGCTGGCATGGATGTTGTTCATGCCTTGCGCCAGTTTTCCTTTGCCTTAAGAACACACCGCCGCCATGAAATTGATCGTGAAATACAGAAGATGGGGATTAAGATTCTGTTCCCTATCTTCTTTTTCATCCTCGTACCGATGATGGCCATTCTCTTTGCACCGGTGCTGGCCTCTTTCGGGCAGAGTGGTCTGTTGTGA
- a CDS encoding type II secretion system F family protein, translating into MIFVFTALAVLFLLLGLYELTTYRKRRVEEVILGQKKKLELNIPAERVKMVLAVIGYAVFFFAGGWYLVGGVVWGAMMAGVGAVIPFLLSRERYEKKVRKMEKELEEALYQGVNVLRGGGGMYQFLEYLASDKTGELIRPHFRKAFATVKDLGQPPVEAFRKLADELPELKDLKMLSASFEEAQRNGADLSQVAEMFAEDTRNRRLLREEMVAKTTQGQLTALLLLGIGIGVPAVLKAFSFFTDNPTLGGSDLVGVQLMTFFCYVLMIFGFFFVRRMIRV; encoded by the coding sequence TTGATCTTTGTATTCACCGCATTGGCCGTTCTTTTTCTGTTGCTGGGGTTATATGAACTCACAACGTACAGAAAAAGGCGGGTAGAGGAAGTCATTCTGGGTCAGAAAAAGAAGCTGGAGCTTAATATTCCGGCTGAAAGAGTGAAGATGGTACTGGCTGTCATTGGTTATGCCGTGTTCTTTTTTGCAGGAGGCTGGTATCTGGTTGGCGGAGTTGTATGGGGAGCAATGATGGCAGGTGTTGGTGCTGTCATCCCCTTTCTCTTGTCACGGGAGCGTTATGAGAAAAAAGTGCGGAAAATGGAAAAGGAACTGGAAGAAGCTTTGTATCAGGGGGTCAATGTTTTAAGAGGCGGCGGGGGGATGTATCAGTTTCTGGAGTATTTGGCTTCCGACAAGACAGGAGAACTGATCCGTCCTCATTTCAGAAAGGCTTTTGCCACGGTCAAGGATTTGGGTCAACCCCCGGTGGAGGCTTTCCGCAAGCTGGCGGATGAACTGCCAGAACTGAAAGACCTGAAAATGCTTTCCGCTTCTTTTGAGGAAGCGCAGAGAAACGGGGCCGACTTGAGTCAGGTGGCGGAAATGTTTGCTGAAGACACACGAAACCGCAGACTGTTACGTGAGGAAATGGTGGCCAAGACGACACAGGGTCAACTGACGGCCTTGTTGCTGTTGGGGATCGGTATTGGTGTGCCGGCCGTACTGAAAGCTTTCAGCTTTTTTACGGACAATCCGACACTGGGGGGCAGTGACCTTGTCGGTGTGCAACTGATGACCTTTTTCTGCTATGTCCTCATGATTTTCGGGTTTTTCTTCGTTCGCCGCATGATCAGAGTTTAA